One region of Maylandia zebra isolate NMK-2024a linkage group LG10, Mzebra_GT3a, whole genome shotgun sequence genomic DNA includes:
- the ube2g1a gene encoding ubiquitin-conjugating enzyme E2 G1a has translation MTEPQSALLLRRQLAELNKNPVEGFSAGLIEDSDLYRWEVLIIGPPDTLYEGGVFKAHLTFPKDYPLRPPKMKFITDIWHPNVDKNGDVCISILHEPGEDKYGYEKPEERWLPIHTVETIMISVISMLADPNGDSPANVDAAKEWREDRHGAFKRKVARCVRKSQETAFE, from the exons ATGACAGAGCCTCAGTCAGCGCTGTTACTCCGGAGACAGCTTGCAG agctgaacaaaaacccagtGGAGGGATTCTCAGCAGGCCTGATCGAGGATAGTGATCTCTACAGATGGGAAGTCCTTATCATTGGGCCTCCAGACACCCTGTA TGAAGGTGGTGTGTTTAAAGCTCATCTGACCTTTCCCAAAGACTACCCTCTCAGGCCACCTAAAATGAAATTTATCACAGATATTTGGCACCCTAACG TTGACAAGAACGGCGATGTATGTATTTCTATTTTACACGAGCCTGGGGAGGACAAATATGGCTACGAGAAACCAGAGGAGCGCTGGCTGCCTATCCACACTGTGGAAACCATCATGATTAGTGTTATCTCTATGCTGGCAGACCCAAACGGTGACTCGCCAGCCAATGTGGATGCTGCA AAAGAATGGCGGGAGGACAGACACGGCGCATTCAAAAGGAAAGTTGCCCGTTGTGTACGAAAAAGCCAAGAGACTGCGTTTGAGTGA
- the spns3 gene encoding protein spinster homolog 3: protein MEPRASVTSFKDIPVRRWSLRSSCSLPYGSFANSLASLAPDAEEKPAISPKRAYVTMFVLCYVNLLNYMERYTIAGVLTDIQKFFDIKDSTAGLLQTVFICSFLLLAPLFGYLGDRYNRKYIMIGGLSVWLLTATASSFVNESQFWLLALLRGLVGTGEASYSTVAPTIISDLFTGGKRSIMICIFYIFIPVGSGLGYITGRGFASLTGDWHWALRITPIMGAVGLILMIVLCPNPPRGAAETHGEGVTEQSSYLEDVKYLLKNKSYVWSSLGVTALAFLTGALAFWLPNFLSRARVYQKLSDKPGDSSDSYIFGAVTVATGILGGALGTSLSRRFRDKVPNADPLICAVGMLGSVPCLFITIFVASASIPATYVFIFLGELLLSLNWAVLADILLYVVVPTRRATAEALQITVGHLLGDAGSPYLLGVISDAIYPGSPDRNFDSLKYSLLLCPVVGIVGGVFFVVTAVYIAEDRKAVQQLLGEEPQPPQHPAPEPSVELSNRGNV, encoded by the exons ATGGAGCCACGGGCATCAGTCACATCCTTCAAGGACATCCCAGTACGCCGATGGAGCCTGCGTTCCAGCTGCAGTCTACCTTATGGCTCTTTTGCAAACAGCCTGGCGTCTCTCGCACCCGATGCTGAGGAGAAACCTGCCATATCGCCCAAGCGCGCCTATGTCACTATGTTTGTGCTTTGCTACGTCAACTTGCTCAACTACATGGAGCGGTACACAATAGCAG GCGTCCTTACAGATATTCAAAAATTCTTTGATATAAAGGACAGCACCGCTGGACTTCTGCAGACAG TTTTCATCTGCAGTTTTCTCCTTTTGGCCCCTCTCTTCGGTTACCTTGGCGACCGCTACAATCGCAAATACATCATGATTGGCGGCTTGAGTGTCTGGCTTTTGACTGCAACCGCCAGCTCTTTTGTCAATGAATCG CAATTCTGGCTTCTCGCCCTGCTGCGAGGCTTGGTCGGGACCGGAGAAGCCAGCTATTCCACCGTCGCTCCGACCATCATAAGCGATCTCTTTACTGGGGGCAAAAGGAGCATCATGATCTGCATCTTCTACATCTTTATCCCTGTCGGAAG CGGTCTTGGGTATATAACAGGGCGTGGCTTTGCATCTCTCACAGGGGACTGGCACTGGGCTCTGAGG ATCACACCCATCATGGGCGCAGTGGGACTCATTTTGATGATCGTTTTGTGCCCCAACCCGCCGAGAGGTGCTGCAGAAACCCACGGAGAGGGTGTGACTGAGCAGAGCTCTTACTTGGAGGATGTCAAATATCTTCTGAAGAA TAAAAGTTACGTGTGGTCATCGTTGGGAGTGACGGCCCTGGCCTTCCTCACCGGGGCGCTGGCTTTCTGGCTGCCGAACTTTTTGTCCCGAGCTCGTGTCTATCAGAAACTCAGCGACAAACCAGGTGACTCCTCGGACAG TTACATCTTTGGTGCTGTAACGGTGGCCACGGGCATTCTGGGCGGGGCTCTCGGCACTAGTTTATCCAGACGGTTTAGAGACAAGGTGCCAAATGCTGATCCACTCATCTGCGCCGTGGGCATGCTTGGATCAGTGCCGTGCCTCTTTATCACCATCTTTGTGGCATCAGCAAGCATTCCCGCCACTTAC GTGTTCATTTTCTTGGGCGAGCTGCTGCTCTCGTTGAACTGGGCGGTCTTGGCTGACATACTGCTG TATGTTGTCGTACCAACAAGGAGGGCGACAGCGGAGGCTCTGCAGATTACAGTCGGACATCTGCTGGGTGATGCTGGGAGCCCTTACTTATTAGGAGTG ATCTCTGATGCTATATACCCAGGTAGCCCCGACAGGAACTTTGACAGTTTGAAGTACAGCCTGCTGCTCTGCCCCGTGGTCGGGATTGTCGGGGGAGTGTTTTTCGTCGTTACTGCCGTCTACATTGCTGAAGACAGGAAAGCAGTGCAGCAGCTGCTTGGag AGGAACCCCAACCACCGCAGCATCCTGCACCTGAGCCCTCGGTGGAGCTGAGCAACAGGGGAAATGTGTAA